The window caCTGTTGGGTTCGGGGGTCCCGGCGGTTCCTGGGGCTcctgacccccccccccaggtCTGTGTGTCAAGACCCGCGCCCTGCGGGGGGGCCACAAGGTTTTCCTCAACGTTTGCCACTCGCCCGAGGtgccccccccgccccccgtgccccccccggggctgcagcagctcctgcgggacccccccggccccgggggCTCCTTCCGCATCCCGATGAGCCTGGGGGAGCCCCACGCCGAGCTCGACAGAGGTCAGGGACCCCCCGACCCCCCGCCCCTCCCCAggacccccgggaccccccccaAATCTGCTGTGACCCCgcaggagggaggggctgcacGGCC of the Serinus canaria isolate serCan28SL12 unplaced genomic scaffold, serCan2020 HiC_scaffold_535, whole genome shotgun sequence genome contains:
- the PIH1D1 gene encoding PIH1 domain-containing protein 1, which translates into the protein MADPSLLSAELEADEEEEAALRRLLLQVTPDREEAPSPGPARAVTPQPGLCVKTRALRGGHKVFLNVCHSPEVPPPPPVPPPGLQQLLRDPPGPGGSFRIPMSLGEPHAELDRGGRGCTAYDVVVNSGFFRTLQ